In the genome of Salinispirillum sp. LH 10-3-1, one region contains:
- a CDS encoding methyl-accepting chemotaxis protein — MSNPAVHAWRSLSFGVRLTLMMVTLILASIVLLTSLVFVQYQRAQVNASMAEIEARSETNSQSFTEWLIARQDEMRYLATVQYAVNLDLPSIASLMATLAEQGGFYDTIFVVGPNGVGQAGVSFENGRARIMPTSEANAFNVADRAWFRSAISGQDTFSQPVVSRATGATVSTVAIPIRRDGQIIAVMRGAVQVDTLVDRVAELSRDQGTEIYLLDGTGLAITPANSISDRSRPLTTRAAEAIQAETNFVGRYINAANTPVVGSTSYMPLLDWGLVVETRESVALAEVRQMLITLIVISSVVIAGASAICLAVIRTVTRTLGGDPNYAAKIVHQVSEGDLTADIHIQAGDTTSLLASIRTMQQNLRQMMTDIGSYSDQVAASSTELAQINEETEAGIQRQVQEISSSATAMNEMTATLEEVARNTQSTADASRSASDAAETGRIVVQSTIDAIRNLATEVDNATQVINEVKQDSDRIGSILQVIEAIAEQTNLLALNAAIEAARAGESGRGFAVVADEVRSLASRTKDSTTEIQAMIEKLQSGSDRAVKAMVVSTKGTETSVARATDTGEKLESIASAVAMIDQTAQQIASATEEQTAVSKDINKSIHNISDVSEQTAANVEQSTQASESLAKLAEQLKALVFHFKV, encoded by the coding sequence ATGTCTAATCCCGCTGTTCACGCCTGGCGTTCGCTCAGCTTTGGCGTCCGACTGACGCTGATGATGGTCACACTCATTCTCGCATCGATCGTCTTACTCACCAGCTTGGTTTTTGTCCAGTATCAACGCGCACAAGTTAACGCCTCTATGGCGGAAATCGAGGCTCGAAGCGAGACCAATAGTCAGTCATTCACCGAGTGGCTAATCGCACGCCAAGATGAAATGCGCTATCTCGCCACCGTACAGTATGCCGTTAACTTAGACTTACCTAGTATTGCTTCATTAATGGCAACCCTCGCGGAACAAGGAGGGTTTTACGATACTATTTTCGTGGTTGGACCCAATGGAGTAGGACAAGCTGGTGTCAGTTTTGAAAATGGTCGGGCGCGCATCATGCCCACCAGCGAAGCCAACGCGTTTAACGTGGCCGATCGTGCCTGGTTCCGCTCGGCCATATCAGGGCAGGATACTTTTTCACAACCGGTAGTATCACGCGCCACCGGCGCAACGGTCAGCACCGTGGCCATACCGATTCGTCGCGACGGCCAAATCATTGCGGTTATGCGCGGTGCAGTACAGGTAGACACCCTAGTGGATCGTGTTGCCGAGCTTTCTCGTGATCAAGGAACGGAGATCTATTTGCTCGACGGTACAGGTCTGGCAATCACACCCGCCAACTCCATCAGCGACCGTTCTCGCCCTCTTACCACCCGCGCAGCAGAAGCAATCCAGGCGGAAACCAACTTTGTCGGTCGATACATCAACGCTGCCAACACCCCTGTCGTAGGCAGCACCTCCTATATGCCACTGCTGGACTGGGGCTTGGTTGTAGAAACCCGTGAGTCCGTAGCGCTAGCTGAAGTCAGGCAAATGCTGATCACGCTGATCGTTATATCCAGCGTTGTCATAGCAGGTGCATCGGCAATTTGCTTAGCGGTAATTCGCACAGTAACCCGCACCCTGGGCGGTGATCCTAACTATGCAGCGAAAATTGTGCATCAAGTATCCGAAGGTGATTTGACCGCCGATATCCACATTCAAGCCGGCGATACCACTAGCCTGCTAGCTTCCATTCGCACCATGCAGCAGAACTTGCGGCAGATGATGACCGATATCGGCAGCTACTCCGATCAAGTAGCCGCATCATCAACAGAGTTAGCGCAAATAAATGAAGAGACAGAAGCGGGTATACAGCGCCAAGTGCAGGAAATCAGTAGTTCGGCGACCGCAATGAATGAGATGACAGCAACGCTGGAAGAGGTAGCGCGTAACACACAAAGTACCGCCGACGCGTCGCGCAGTGCAAGCGATGCCGCGGAGACTGGTCGAATTGTGGTGCAATCCACCATTGACGCCATCCGAAATCTGGCAACAGAAGTAGATAATGCCACGCAAGTCATCAACGAAGTAAAACAGGACAGCGACCGAATCGGTAGCATTCTCCAAGTCATTGAAGCCATTGCCGAGCAAACCAACTTGCTGGCCTTAAACGCAGCAATCGAAGCCGCTCGGGCGGGTGAAAGTGGCCGAGGCTTCGCCGTGGTCGCTGACGAGGTGCGCAGCCTTGCCAGCCGCACTAAGGACTCCACTACGGAAATTCAGGCCATGATTGAGAAATTACAGTCAGGCTCTGATCGCGCGGTGAAGGCCATGGTAGTGAGCACCAAAGGCACCGAAACCAGCGTTGCGCGCGCCACCGACACCGGTGAAAAATTGGAAAGCATCGCGTCAGCGGTTGCCATGATTGATCAGACAGCGCAGCAGATCGCCAGTGCTACCGAGGAGCAAACCGCTGTCTCGAAGGACATCAATAAGAGCATTCATAACATCAGTGATGTATCAGAGCAAACCGCTGCCAATGTCGAACAATCGACCCAAGCCAGCGAGTCACTTGCGAAGCTCGCAGAGCAACTGAAAGCCTTGGTGTTTCATTTCAAAGTTTAG
- a CDS encoding bile acid:sodium symporter family protein, which translates to MEASVFTALFLPVALFVIMLGMGLSLTTDHFKQVLITPKPVFIGLCLQIIALPVLAWIIAVAFRLPPELAVGLMLIAACPGGPTSNLISHLAQGDTALSITLTALSSVLVIIALPFIINYSSLYFIGEGQFVALPVIPTILQIVVITLIPVGIGMILKSRFPRFAERSQKSVKIVSAVFLALVIVGALAREKENLVGFFLLVGFAALALNLASMAVGYIGARVTRLNLSQVRAITVEVGIQNGTLGIAVATAPTLLNNSTMSIPAAIYSLIMFGTGALIILWGNLHHRRHG; encoded by the coding sequence ATGGAAGCTAGCGTATTCACGGCTCTTTTTCTTCCCGTTGCTCTTTTTGTCATCATGTTGGGCATGGGCTTATCACTCACAACAGATCATTTCAAACAGGTTTTGATTACACCGAAACCGGTGTTTATTGGTTTGTGTCTGCAAATCATCGCACTGCCAGTTTTGGCGTGGATCATAGCGGTGGCCTTTCGCTTACCCCCCGAATTGGCGGTGGGTTTGATGCTGATTGCCGCTTGTCCTGGTGGCCCAACGTCTAACCTTATATCGCATCTCGCACAAGGTGATACGGCGCTGTCCATAACGTTAACGGCGCTGAGCAGTGTATTAGTGATCATCGCACTGCCGTTCATCATCAATTACTCGTCGCTGTATTTTATCGGTGAAGGCCAGTTTGTTGCGCTACCCGTGATTCCGACCATTTTACAAATCGTCGTTATTACCCTGATTCCGGTCGGCATCGGCATGATCTTGAAAAGCCGCTTCCCGCGCTTTGCCGAACGCTCGCAGAAAAGCGTTAAGATTGTCTCGGCGGTGTTTCTGGCACTGGTGATTGTTGGCGCACTGGCGCGTGAGAAAGAAAACCTAGTAGGCTTCTTCTTGCTGGTTGGTTTTGCTGCCTTGGCATTAAACTTGGCGTCCATGGCGGTGGGCTATATTGGCGCGCGCGTCACACGCCTGAACCTGTCGCAGGTGCGCGCCATTACGGTGGAAGTGGGCATTCAAAACGGGACGCTGGGCATTGCGGTCGCCACCGCACCGACGCTGCTGAACAACAGCACCATGTCGATTCCGGCGGCGATTTACAGCCTGATCATGTTTGGCACGGGTGCTTTGATTATCCTTTGGGGCAACCTGCATCATCGCCGTCACGGTTGA
- a CDS encoding MarC family protein: protein MLTLFLTTWLQFFFLFAPFFVVSMFLALTKRDSPSEKRRIIRRAIFSAALVVVILFFFGTTLFGMLGITLDAFRVGAGSLLFLSAVSLVNSGERSHATDLPENAGPRDDIAVVPLAIPTIIGPATIGAILVISADLTTVWDTIVGLVAVMVALGALMVLLLLASRIEKIMGKTGLNILSKITGLVLAAMASQIVFTGARNLWFGL from the coding sequence ATGTTGACGTTGTTCCTCACCACTTGGCTGCAGTTTTTCTTTTTATTCGCCCCGTTCTTTGTGGTGTCTATGTTTCTGGCGCTGACTAAGCGTGACAGCCCATCCGAGAAAAGGCGCATCATTCGCCGCGCCATTTTTTCTGCGGCTCTGGTTGTGGTCATCCTGTTCTTCTTTGGTACCACCTTGTTTGGTATGTTGGGCATTACTTTGGATGCATTCCGGGTCGGCGCTGGGTCGTTGTTGTTTCTATCCGCGGTAAGCTTGGTAAATAGCGGCGAGCGCAGTCATGCCACGGATTTGCCGGAAAATGCTGGGCCGCGCGACGACATCGCTGTGGTGCCCTTGGCCATTCCTACCATCATCGGCCCCGCGACCATCGGTGCTATTTTGGTTATCTCAGCCGACCTGACGACGGTATGGGATACCATCGTTGGTCTCGTGGCGGTTATGGTGGCCTTAGGGGCCTTGATGGTGCTGCTGTTGCTGGCCTCGCGCATAGAGAAAATCATGGGCAAGACCGGCTTGAACATTCTCAGTAAAATCACCGGCTTGGTGCTGGCGGCCATGGCCTCACAGATTGTTTTTACCGGGGCGCGCAATCTGTGGTTTGGACTTTAA
- a CDS encoding ABC transporter permease produces the protein MFQFIVRRLLQTIPVVIGVTVLVFSLMHLIPGDPAQIIAGEAAQPAQVERMRERLGLNDPIYVQYGRYVKNLLQGDMGQSIRSNRDVLDEIKPRFWITVKLAIYSTLLSVFIGLIAGVFSAVRRYGLADTMIMVVALFGLSMPNFWLGLMLIQYFSIELSLLPPSGWGTWQQTILPVITLGTGGAAIIARVTRSSMLEVINQDYIRTARAKGLSERLVIYKHALKNAMIPVITVVGLELGVLLSGTVLTETVFSINGMGRLVIFSIGARDFPVVQGVVLIFALLFVLVNFLVDVSYRYFNKRVDFN, from the coding sequence GTGTTCCAATTTATTGTACGCAGGTTACTGCAGACTATTCCGGTGGTGATTGGTGTCACCGTCTTGGTGTTCTCATTAATGCACCTCATTCCCGGCGACCCAGCACAAATCATTGCTGGTGAAGCGGCTCAGCCCGCACAGGTTGAACGTATGCGCGAACGCTTGGGGTTAAACGACCCCATCTATGTGCAGTACGGTCGTTACGTGAAGAACCTACTGCAAGGTGATATGGGTCAGTCGATACGCAGCAATCGAGATGTGTTGGACGAAATCAAACCGCGCTTTTGGATTACCGTGAAGCTGGCTATATACAGCACCTTGCTGAGTGTCTTCATTGGCCTGATCGCCGGGGTGTTTTCCGCCGTACGCCGCTACGGTTTAGCCGACACGATGATCATGGTGGTGGCGCTGTTCGGTTTATCGATGCCGAACTTTTGGCTCGGCTTGATGCTTATTCAATACTTCTCTATTGAGCTCTCGTTGTTACCGCCTTCCGGCTGGGGTACATGGCAGCAAACCATTTTGCCGGTCATTACTCTGGGTACAGGGGGGGCGGCAATCATCGCTCGTGTAACTCGTTCCAGTATGCTGGAGGTAATCAATCAGGATTACATTCGCACGGCACGCGCCAAGGGACTGTCTGAACGCCTGGTGATCTATAAGCACGCGTTGAAGAATGCCATGATTCCGGTCATTACAGTAGTCGGCTTAGAGCTCGGCGTGTTGTTGTCGGGCACCGTTCTGACCGAAACCGTGTTTTCAATCAACGGCATGGGCAGACTGGTTATTTTCTCCATCGGGGCGCGTGACTTCCCGGTGGTTCAGGGTGTCGTACTGATCTTTGCTCTGCTGTTTGTGCTGGTGAATTTCTTGGTCGATGTGTCATACCGCTACTTCAACAAAAGGGTGGACTTTAACTGA
- a CDS encoding ABC transporter ATP-binding protein, which yields MEKQKPLLEIKNLTTAFQTDAGQVKAVNDLSLIVPEGKSLGIVGESGSGKSVMSLSILRLVQEPGKIVAGEILMDGEDILQLSDKAFRSIRGNKISMIFQEPMTSLNPVFTVGDQIAEVFQTHQKMRKSEALKKSVDILRQVGIPSPEKRVHQYPFELSGGMRQRVMIAMALACNPRLLIADEPTTALDVTIQAQILDLIRSLQTELNMSVIMITHNLGVVAETCDYVAVMYCGKVVEYTDVETLFSEPKHPYTIGLFNSLPRHDEDKAELIAIKGSVPNPTELPTGCAFAPRCPDARPLCEQQSPPLQDHADKTQVRCWKFTDQWQETAEQA from the coding sequence ATGGAAAAGCAAAAACCCTTGCTCGAAATTAAGAATCTGACCACGGCATTCCAGACAGACGCGGGTCAGGTGAAGGCTGTGAACGATCTGAGCTTAATCGTCCCGGAAGGTAAATCCCTTGGTATCGTAGGTGAGTCTGGTTCCGGCAAAAGCGTGATGTCGTTGTCAATACTGCGTTTGGTTCAAGAGCCCGGAAAAATTGTCGCGGGCGAAATACTGATGGACGGTGAGGACATTCTGCAACTGTCCGACAAAGCCTTCAGAAGTATCCGGGGCAATAAGATCTCCATGATCTTTCAGGAACCCATGACGTCTCTGAACCCGGTGTTCACCGTCGGGGACCAAATTGCCGAGGTGTTTCAAACGCACCAGAAGATGCGCAAATCCGAGGCGCTGAAAAAGTCCGTCGACATTCTGCGTCAGGTCGGTATCCCATCCCCGGAAAAACGTGTGCATCAATATCCTTTTGAGTTGTCAGGCGGTATGCGTCAACGCGTGATGATTGCCATGGCGCTGGCCTGTAACCCTCGCTTGTTGATTGCAGACGAACCCACCACGGCATTGGATGTGACGATTCAGGCCCAGATTCTGGACCTGATTCGAAGCCTGCAGACCGAGCTGAATATGTCGGTCATCATGATTACGCACAATCTGGGTGTGGTGGCGGAAACCTGTGATTACGTGGCCGTGATGTATTGCGGCAAGGTGGTTGAATACACCGATGTGGAAACCCTATTCAGTGAACCCAAGCACCCCTATACCATCGGATTGTTTAATTCCTTGCCTCGGCATGACGAAGATAAAGCCGAGCTGATTGCGATCAAAGGGTCAGTACCAAACCCGACGGAATTGCCTACCGGTTGTGCCTTTGCACCTCGCTGCCCGGATGCCCGGCCCCTGTGTGAGCAGCAGTCGCCACCGCTGCAGGATCATGCAGACAAGACGCAAGTGCGTTGCTGGAAATTCACCGATCAATGGCAAGAAACTGCGGAGCAGGCTTAA
- the nikC gene encoding nickel transporter permease has product MFQVATKNGLEAGKAATSPSNWRLVYRRLKKNKVALWGGYLLLFLILVAIFGPYFTVHDPVRVNFSTRLLPPSAEFWLGTDHNGRDIFTRLIHGMRITLFVGFSSVLVGALIGVPLGIVSGFYGGAIDSVIMRVIDVLLAFPGILLAIALVSVLGGSISNVIIAVAVFSIPTFARVVRGSTLTIRKLEYIDAVRALGASDLRIIVKHVLPNILSPIIVQSTLRIAIAILVASSLSFLGLGAQPPSPEWGRMLSDGRNYMFDHPHVAFFPGLAIAIVVLAFNLFGDGLRDALDPKTKK; this is encoded by the coding sequence GTGTTTCAAGTTGCAACAAAAAATGGCCTAGAAGCCGGTAAAGCGGCTACATCTCCGTCTAACTGGCGGTTAGTCTACCGGCGGCTTAAAAAAAATAAGGTGGCTTTATGGGGGGGCTATTTGCTCCTTTTTTTGATTCTCGTGGCGATATTTGGGCCTTATTTCACCGTCCATGATCCGGTTCGGGTCAACTTCTCTACGCGGCTCTTACCGCCTTCGGCCGAATTCTGGTTAGGAACCGATCACAACGGTCGTGACATCTTCACACGCCTGATTCATGGCATGCGTATCACGCTGTTTGTGGGCTTCTCTTCGGTGCTGGTTGGCGCCCTGATCGGTGTGCCACTGGGCATCGTGTCGGGCTTCTACGGTGGCGCCATTGACTCGGTGATCATGCGCGTCATCGATGTTCTGCTGGCGTTTCCGGGCATTCTCTTGGCCATTGCCTTGGTCAGTGTATTGGGTGGCAGCATCTCGAACGTCATCATAGCGGTGGCGGTCTTTTCGATTCCGACCTTTGCCCGCGTGGTCAGGGGGTCAACCCTGACCATCCGCAAACTGGAGTATATCGATGCGGTAAGAGCCTTGGGGGCCAGCGACCTTCGAATCATCGTTAAACACGTCTTACCCAATATCCTATCGCCCATCATTGTACAGTCTACTTTACGCATCGCGATCGCTATTTTGGTGGCCAGCAGCCTGTCGTTCTTAGGCTTAGGGGCACAACCCCCTTCACCAGAGTGGGGGCGTATGCTCAGTGATGGCCGCAACTATATGTTCGATCACCCTCATGTGGCGTTCTTTCCCGGCCTAGCGATTGCGATTGTCGTACTGGCCTTCAATTTATTTGGTGACGGTCTTCGAGACGCGTTAGACCCCAAAACCAAGAAATAA
- a CDS encoding RimK family protein translates to MADLLIVVDRLKDWKSYYPTDNVVSFQDYLTQPEGSRLTGTRVLNLCRKYQYLSNGYYCSLLAEARGQKVLPSVRTLNDLGKKAIYSLQMDDLNATLKKLSQTAPLSESGKVEVVFFFGQSPVETLASVARQLFEQFPCPILRVTFQQDTASTWHIHSLKSGALHQLTEAEEDAFAAALDQFSRKVWRKPRSRRSARYDLAMLVDPNEAMPPSDKVALKKFVAAGKRLGIDVEMIGKADLGRLAEFDGLFIRETTGIDNHTYRFAKKAESEGMVVMDDAESILKCTNKVYLADLLATNKVPAPATRIISRDRPEDLAAAAEALGYPLVLKIPDGSFSRGVVKVADAEAFQAQTELLFKRSSLLLAQEFMYTDYDWRIGVLDGKPIFACQYFMTKGHWQIYNHQGAGKVESGGFRTMAVHEAPQKVVKAAVKAASLIGNSLYGVDLKQSGDKVVVIEVNDNPNVDSAVEDKYLGDGLYTLIMEEFLRRLERKRVGAK, encoded by the coding sequence ATGGCTGACTTATTGATTGTTGTTGATCGACTGAAAGACTGGAAATCCTACTACCCCACCGACAACGTGGTGAGTTTTCAGGATTATTTAACGCAACCGGAAGGCAGTCGTTTGACTGGTACACGGGTATTGAACCTGTGTCGCAAATACCAGTACCTCAGCAATGGTTACTATTGCTCGTTACTGGCCGAGGCGCGTGGACAAAAAGTGTTGCCGTCGGTACGCACTCTGAATGACTTGGGTAAAAAAGCCATCTATAGCCTGCAAATGGATGACTTAAACGCCACCTTGAAAAAGCTAAGCCAGACCGCCCCTTTGAGTGAAAGCGGCAAGGTAGAAGTAGTGTTTTTCTTTGGCCAAAGCCCAGTTGAAACTCTGGCGTCGGTAGCTCGCCAGCTGTTTGAGCAGTTTCCCTGCCCAATACTGCGAGTAACCTTTCAACAAGATACGGCCAGCACATGGCATATTCACAGTCTGAAGTCGGGTGCCTTGCATCAACTGACAGAGGCGGAGGAAGATGCCTTTGCTGCCGCTTTGGATCAATTCAGCCGAAAGGTGTGGCGTAAACCACGCTCGCGACGCAGTGCGCGCTATGATCTCGCCATGTTGGTGGACCCCAACGAAGCCATGCCGCCATCGGACAAGGTCGCATTGAAAAAATTCGTGGCCGCCGGTAAACGGTTGGGTATCGACGTTGAAATGATTGGTAAGGCTGATTTAGGCCGTTTGGCAGAGTTTGACGGTTTGTTTATTCGTGAAACCACTGGTATCGACAATCACACCTATCGCTTTGCCAAAAAGGCCGAGAGCGAAGGTATGGTGGTCATGGACGACGCTGAATCCATTCTGAAGTGCACCAACAAGGTGTATTTGGCGGATTTGCTCGCGACCAATAAAGTGCCCGCTCCGGCCACTCGTATTATCAGCCGCGACCGCCCCGAGGATCTGGCCGCCGCCGCCGAGGCGCTGGGTTACCCTTTGGTATTGAAGATCCCCGACGGCAGCTTTTCACGCGGCGTGGTTAAGGTCGCCGATGCCGAGGCGTTTCAGGCCCAAACCGAGTTGCTGTTTAAGCGTTCGTCATTGCTTTTGGCGCAAGAATTCATGTACACCGACTACGACTGGCGCATTGGCGTGCTGGATGGTAAGCCTATTTTTGCCTGCCAATACTTTATGACCAAGGGTCACTGGCAAATCTATAACCATCAGGGGGCTGGAAAAGTAGAGAGTGGTGGTTTCCGAACCATGGCGGTGCATGAGGCGCCGCAAAAAGTAGTGAAAGCAGCTGTTAAGGCGGCGAGCCTCATTGGCAACAGCCTGTACGGCGTTGACCTCAAGCAGAGTGGCGACAAGGTTGTGGTGATCGAAGTAAACGATAACCCCAATGTAGACTCCGCCGTGGAAGACAAATACCTCGGGGACGGCCTTTATACCCTCATCATGGAAGAGTTTTTGCGGCGCTTAGAGCGTAAGCGCGTGGGAGCGAAGTAA
- a CDS encoding dipeptide ABC transporter ATP-binding protein: MTALQPLLRVRNLKQYFAIKGGFFGRTINHVKAVDDVSFDVFEGETVSIVGESGCGKSTTGRSILRLEEPTAGDVLFDDKNILTLSRTQLRKTRKDLQVIFQDPYASINPRQTVADVLMEALAIQNIVPKSQRRQRAIDLLETVGLAAYQIDRYPHEFSGGQRQRIGIARALAVNPKLIICDEAVSALDVSIQAQVINLLKQLQRDFKLTYIFISHDLGVVRHISDRIIVMYLGKIVEIADKKSLFEQPQHPYTQALLSSIPTMNPKAKTQRILLKGEVPSPINPPQGCRFHTRCPYAQEQCRQEEPKLETTAAMQAGHEVACHFAGNLPIK, from the coding sequence ATGACAGCATTACAACCTCTGCTGCGGGTAAGAAATTTAAAGCAGTACTTTGCAATCAAAGGCGGTTTCTTTGGCCGTACCATTAATCACGTGAAGGCCGTTGACGACGTCAGTTTCGATGTTTTTGAAGGCGAAACCGTCAGCATCGTTGGCGAGTCAGGTTGTGGAAAATCGACCACCGGGCGCTCTATCTTGCGCCTGGAAGAACCCACCGCCGGCGACGTGCTTTTTGACGACAAAAATATTCTGACGCTGTCTCGTACGCAGCTGCGCAAGACGCGGAAAGATCTGCAGGTCATCTTTCAAGACCCTTATGCATCGATCAACCCACGCCAAACCGTGGCCGATGTATTGATGGAAGCACTGGCGATTCAGAATATTGTGCCCAAAAGCCAACGCCGTCAGCGCGCCATCGACTTGTTAGAAACGGTGGGTTTGGCGGCGTATCAAATCGATCGTTACCCGCACGAGTTCAGTGGCGGTCAACGTCAGCGCATCGGTATTGCCCGCGCTTTAGCGGTTAACCCTAAACTGATCATCTGTGATGAAGCGGTATCGGCGTTGGATGTGTCCATCCAAGCGCAGGTCATCAATCTGCTCAAACAGTTGCAACGGGACTTTAAGCTTACCTACATCTTTATTTCGCACGATCTTGGGGTGGTTCGACACATCTCTGATCGCATCATCGTTATGTACTTGGGCAAGATTGTCGAAATTGCCGACAAGAAATCCTTGTTTGAGCAGCCGCAGCACCCTTATACACAGGCACTGTTATCGTCCATTCCGACGATGAACCCGAAGGCCAAGACACAACGCATTTTGCTCAAAGGCGAAGTCCCCTCGCCAATTAATCCGCCGCAAGGGTGCCGCTTCCATACGCGCTGCCCTTATGCGCAAGAGCAGTGCCGACAGGAAGAGCCGAAGCTCGAAACAACGGCAGCGATGCAAGCCGGTCATGAAGTGGCCTGTCACTTCGCCGGTAATTTGCCCATTAAGTGA
- a CDS encoding glutathione ABC transporter substrate-binding protein — translation MRTRTKWKRLLTPVIATLAGLALVAQAPAAQARGGDLIAAMLSDAVALDPHTTNDVPSSIVAYNIFESLVMFDLNNELQPVLATAWHNVDDLTVEFTLRQGVKFHDGSDLTAAVVKANFDRLLDPEIASPRGFLFSMIDEVIVVDDLTVQFKTKFPFAPLVAHLAHSGGALTSLAAIERDYEEVANGRNPGSYISSNPIGTGYFKFESWVPGSEIKLVRNENYWGENAKLDSVTFKVVPESLTRVSELETGFAHIIDPVMPSDMSRINRMPDASLYRKSSTSLAYLGFNAQKAPFDDVDVRRAISMAVNKDDIVAGVYNNTGIAAVGPIAPGVFGFDESINSIPYDMDQARALLAEAGFPNGFSTTIWTNDNPSRIQIAEYVQSKLSDLGVRASIEVLEWGAYLQNTAAGQHDMFILGWSTPTLDADYAMYALFHSSQQGAAGNRSFFSDPEVDRLLDAGREETDQNLRLQFYKEAQELLVEKAPMMYLWHQEYLLGVSDSVKNFEMLPTNIYLLQDTYID, via the coding sequence ATGCGCACAAGAACGAAATGGAAACGATTGCTTACACCAGTAATCGCCACTCTGGCGGGCCTTGCGCTCGTCGCTCAAGCGCCAGCGGCGCAGGCACGCGGTGGTGATTTGATTGCCGCTATGCTGTCTGATGCGGTGGCTTTGGATCCTCACACGACGAACGATGTTCCATCCAGTATCGTTGCCTACAACATCTTTGAATCCCTCGTGATGTTCGATTTGAACAATGAACTGCAGCCTGTATTGGCGACAGCATGGCACAATGTGGATGACCTGACGGTCGAGTTCACCTTACGCCAAGGGGTTAAATTCCACGACGGTTCGGACTTGACCGCGGCTGTGGTTAAAGCCAATTTCGATCGTTTGCTTGATCCGGAAATTGCTTCGCCACGCGGGTTTTTATTCTCGATGATTGACGAAGTGATCGTGGTTGACGATCTCACTGTACAGTTCAAGACGAAATTCCCCTTCGCCCCTCTGGTGGCGCATTTGGCGCACAGCGGCGGTGCTTTGACCAGCTTGGCGGCCATTGAGCGCGATTATGAAGAAGTGGCCAATGGCCGTAACCCTGGCTCGTACATTTCCAGTAACCCGATCGGTACTGGCTACTTCAAGTTCGAAAGCTGGGTACCCGGTTCGGAAATCAAACTGGTACGTAATGAAAACTACTGGGGCGAAAACGCCAAGTTGGACAGCGTAACCTTTAAGGTTGTGCCGGAAAGCCTGACGCGTGTGTCTGAGTTGGAAACTGGTTTTGCGCACATCATTGACCCGGTTATGCCGAGTGACATGAGCCGCATCAACCGTATGCCAGATGCGAGCCTGTACCGTAAGAGCTCAACCAGCTTGGCTTATTTAGGCTTCAACGCGCAAAAAGCGCCGTTTGATGACGTCGATGTCCGTCGTGCTATTTCCATGGCGGTGAACAAAGACGACATCGTCGCAGGTGTTTACAACAACACGGGTATTGCCGCAGTAGGCCCGATTGCTCCTGGTGTATTCGGCTTTGACGAAAGCATCAACTCAATCCCGTACGATATGGACCAAGCGCGTGCGTTGCTGGCGGAAGCAGGCTTCCCGAACGGCTTCAGCACCACCATCTGGACCAACGACAACCCAAGCCGTATTCAAATCGCTGAATACGTACAGTCTAAGTTGAGCGATCTGGGTGTGCGAGCTTCTATTGAAGTGCTGGAATGGGGTGCTTACTTACAGAACACTGCAGCCGGCCAGCATGATATGTTCATTCTGGGTTGGTCAACGCCGACGTTGGATGCCGACTACGCCATGTATGCTTTGTTCCATTCTTCACAGCAAGGTGCGGCAGGTAACCGTTCGTTCTTCTCTGATCCAGAGGTAGATCGTTTGCTGGATGCGGGTCGTGAGGAAACCGATCAGAACTTGCGCCTGCAATTCTACAAAGAAGCGCAAGAGCTGTTGGTTGAAAAAGCGCCTATGATGTATCTGTGGCACCAAGAGTATTTGCTGGGCGTAAGTGACTCAGTGAAGAACTTTGAGATGCTGCCGACCAACATCTACCTGTTGCAGGATACGTACATCGACTGA